One window from the genome of Cryptomeria japonica chromosome 6, Sugi_1.0, whole genome shotgun sequence encodes:
- the LOC131048185 gene encoding uncharacterized protein LOC131048185 has translation MGLSTMYWGSLVKKKKNKKVQVIFPNGELRPFDPPITICELLLQYPHHYCVPHVKGSNLTMNDELVGGNTYLLLPLPRLGINSSLRRAKSWEPSLGMIAEINAPLQGVSAETKTPLQKNKVDKTLGKHEKKVVNMVEIKPTYSLNRRAWDTGRAKSMEYMAPSALIF, from the exons ATGGGTTTGTCGACGATGTATTGGGGGTCTCtggtaaagaagaagaagaataagaaagtGCAGGTGATTTTTCCCAATGGAGAATTGCGCCCTTTTGATCCACCCATCACCATATGTGAACTTCTTTTGCAATATCCCCACCATTACTGCGTTCCCCACGTCAAGGGATCGAATCTCACCATGAATGATGAGCTCGTGGGTGGGAATACTTATCTTTTGTTGCCTCTGCCCAGGCTTGGAATCAATTCCAGTTTAAGGCGTGCTAAATCTTGGGAGCCCTCGTTGGGCATGATTGCAGAAATCAATGCTCCACTTCAGGGAGTTTCTGCAGAGACCAAAACTCCATTGCAGAAGAACAAAGTAGATAAGACACTTGGAAAACATGAGAAAAAGGTCGTTAATATGGTGGAGATAAAGCCCACGTATTCCTTGAATCGCAGGGCTTG GGATACGGGAAGGGCAAAGAGCATGGAGTATATGGCACCTTCTGCGCTTATATTCTGA